One region of Rhodophyticola sp. CCM32 genomic DNA includes:
- a CDS encoding mandelate racemase/muconate lactonizing enzyme family protein, protein MDHAFDITAIRHWIVHVPLSSAISWSSGKRTGSTRLICEVTTRGGIKGYGETICLLDFVPVVFEKLVVPTGLGRKVTDVEQLTRAAEGAGYYHHKRALVFALSALEMAMWDARGKYADMPLHEMWGGAYRSEIEICAYVYISDPEKVAEELIGYRDQGFRSFKLKVGLDPEQDIALVRKAREVLGPSANLRVDPNGAWTPAMAKRMMARLAPYDLQYLEQPLPVEDIAGAALLRAASPVPICIDEGAYTLQETMTAIRMGAADVILVDPHETGGLWSCLKAGAVCEAAGIHVGMHSGGELGLTQAAYLHLAASMPNAKIALDTIYQHHADDILKDRIVFENGHAAVPTGPGLGVEVDLDKIAAYETDTITSAYLNPDKPDWFAEKPAF, encoded by the coding sequence ATGGACCATGCTTTCGACATAACCGCCATCCGGCACTGGATTGTGCATGTGCCGCTCAGCTCTGCCATTTCCTGGTCTTCGGGCAAGCGCACAGGCTCCACCCGGCTGATCTGCGAGGTGACCACACGGGGCGGCATCAAAGGCTATGGCGAGACGATCTGCCTGCTGGATTTCGTGCCGGTGGTGTTTGAAAAGCTGGTTGTTCCGACCGGGCTGGGCCGCAAGGTCACCGATGTGGAACAGCTGACCCGCGCAGCCGAGGGTGCGGGGTATTACCATCACAAACGGGCGCTGGTCTTTGCCCTGTCAGCCCTTGAAATGGCGATGTGGGATGCGCGCGGGAAATATGCCGATATGCCCCTGCATGAGATGTGGGGCGGCGCCTATCGCTCTGAAATCGAGATCTGCGCCTATGTCTATATTTCCGACCCGGAAAAGGTGGCCGAAGAACTGATCGGCTATCGCGATCAGGGGTTTCGGTCCTTCAAGCTGAAAGTCGGGCTGGACCCGGAGCAGGATATCGCGCTGGTCCGCAAGGCGCGTGAGGTTCTGGGGCCCTCGGCCAATCTGCGGGTGGACCCCAATGGCGCCTGGACACCGGCCATGGCCAAGCGGATGATGGCGCGGCTGGCGCCCTATGATCTGCAATATCTGGAACAGCCCCTGCCGGTGGAGGATATCGCCGGGGCGGCCCTGCTGCGCGCGGCCTCTCCGGTGCCGATCTGCATCGACGAAGGCGCCTATACGCTGCAGGAGACGATGACCGCGATCCGCATGGGGGCGGCAGATGTAATTCTGGTCGATCCCCATGAAACCGGCGGGCTTTGGTCCTGCCTCAAGGCCGGGGCGGTCTGTGAGGCGGCGGGCATTCATGTGGGCATGCATTCGGGCGGCGAACTGGGGTTGACACAGGCCGCCTATCTGCATCTGGCAGCCTCGATGCCGAATGCGAAAATCGCGCTGGATACGATTTATCAGCATCACGCCGATGACATCCTGAAAGACCGGATCGTGTTCGAGAATGGCCATGCCGCCGTGCCCACCGGCCCCGGTCTGGGGGTCGAGGTCGATCTGGACAAGATCGCGGCCTATGAAACCGACACCATCACCTCGGCCTATCTCAACCCCGACAAACCGGACTGGTTTGCCGAGAAACCGGCCTTCTGA